The following coding sequences lie in one Fimbriimonadia bacterium genomic window:
- a CDS encoding RHS repeat-associated core domain-containing protein: MRHQQNLVTATVPDLLGTGMHVGARHYSPSLRRWLQRDPIGLRGANPNLYQYCGNSPIGAVDPMGLQMRPPVGHEERIISLALGLVRQAAPEIADDLRSILILVNDDLELGARGTITDGCIVLKPHWTDPTGSKMYWQEMRMRAVEAAATIVHEYYHLKKQSGAWAKLSSSLAYHGLLLWAGLGVAFSPLNDVEQVPSDPLAFYEEPAYAFSVSFLDDLGSVRRDLLDMVRDARAAICTAFHQNYGRTLRGSR, encoded by the coding sequence ATGCGGCATCAACAGAACCTTGTCACCGCGACGGTTCCCGATTTGCTCGGGACAGGCATGCACGTCGGCGCCCGCCACTACTCCCCCTCCCTCCGCCGCTGGCTGCAGCGCGACCCGATCGGTCTGAGAGGCGCTAACCCCAATCTATATCAGTACTGCGGCAACTCTCCCATCGGAGCGGTCGATCCGATGGGACTCCAGATGCGGCCCCCAGTCGGACACGAGGAGCGGATCATCTCGCTTGCACTCGGTCTCGTACGCCAGGCTGCTCCGGAGATTGCGGACGACTTGCGGTCGATTCTGATCCTCGTTAATGATGATCTGGAACTAGGAGCGCGAGGGACTATCACGGACGGCTGCATCGTTTTGAAGCCTCACTGGACGGATCCTACCGGTTCGAAGATGTATTGGCAGGAGATGAGAATGCGCGCCGTGGAGGCCGCAGCAACCATCGTGCATGAGTACTATCACCTGAAAAAGCAGTCGGGCGCATGGGCAAAGCTGAGCTCTTCCCTGGCCTACCACGGATTACTGCTATGGGCCGGGCTTGGCGTGGCGTTCAGTCCACTAAACGACGTTGAGCAGGTCCCCAGCGACCCGCTGGCATTCTATGAGGAGCCTGCATACGCCTTCTCAGTTTCCTTCCTTGACGATCTCGGGAGCGTCAGGCGCGACCTGCTCGACATGGTCCGCGATGCCCGAGCAGCGATCTGCACTGCTTTCCACCAAAACTACGGGCGAACACTGCGAGGAAGTCGGTGA
- a CDS encoding RHS repeat-associated core domain-containing protein, with translation MNTSKTITDRYVYDAYGNDMVPNLHNTTEGNALRFRWNGSYGYRTLYLLSGQQTTNTAALAGQQSTNTATVPDLLGTGMHVGARHYSPSLRRWLQRDPAGLGGGSPNLYQYCGCNPVGAADPSGLGPGDQLPVELRKTILRVQELNSKRKLTEVQAFATILQAIAFESLVEIRFCGFSIGTSFDVGKFSDLLYRTFVANGGLVSAAGPDAVELLPDDSWRFRTNGGEGTPRHFAAAAYVAWLALGDPLKAKALGLAFEAIGGWKPNDSPGDVAANNLGADFLMLLARRAFSCPSQVYDWVIDRMAQPRR, from the coding sequence ATGAACACCTCCAAGACCATAACCGACCGGTACGTCTACGACGCCTACGGCAACGACATGGTCCCCAACCTGCACAACACCACGGAGGGGAATGCGCTCCGCTTCCGCTGGAACGGCTCCTACGGCTACCGGACGCTCTACCTGCTCTCCGGCCAGCAAACCACTAACACCGCTGCGCTAGCCGGGCAGCAGAGCACGAACACTGCGACGGTTCCCGATTTGCTCGGGACAGGCATGCACGTCGGCGCCCGCCACTACTCCCCCTCCCTCCGCCGCTGGCTGCAGCGGGATCCTGCTGGACTTGGGGGAGGCAGTCCCAATCTATATCAGTATTGTGGCTGTAACCCGGTTGGAGCTGCCGACCCCAGTGGCCTAGGCCCAGGCGACCAACTGCCTGTGGAGCTTCGAAAGACCATTCTGCGGGTCCAGGAGCTCAACTCGAAGCGCAAGCTGACCGAGGTGCAGGCGTTTGCCACAATCCTCCAAGCTATCGCGTTTGAAAGTCTAGTGGAGATCCGATTCTGTGGGTTCTCGATCGGCACATCATTTGATGTCGGCAAGTTTTCGGACCTGCTCTACCGGACGTTTGTGGCGAACGGCGGCTTGGTTTCGGCAGCTGGACCAGACGCTGTCGAGTTGCTACCTGACGACAGCTGGCGGTTCCGCACCAACGGTGGCGAGGGGACCCCGCGCCATTTCGCCGCTGCGGCCTATGTTGCGTGGTTGGCTCTCGGGGATCCACTAAAAGCAAAGGCTCTTGGATTGGCGTTCGAAGCGATTGGCGGGTGGAAGCCAAATGATTCCCCAGGCGATGTCGCTGCCAACAACCTTGGCGCGGACTTCCTGATGCTGCTGGCGCGACGCGCCTTCAGTTGTCCGAGTCAGGTGTACGACTGGGTGATTGACCGCATGGCACAACCACGAAGATGA